TCGGGCGTTTTTGAGAGGGCTCTTCGACTGCGACGGTTCGGCGCAGGGCACTCAAAAGAAAGGGATCAGCATCCGTCTTTCGAGGAGAGACGTCTCTTTTCTGGAGGCTCTTCAGCGCATGCTCCTGAGACTCGGTATCGTCGGCAGAATCAGCCAGGAGAGAAAAAACGAAGAGGAGATACCTGCAGCGCAGAGCGAAGAAGAGAGCCCGTCTCCAGCCAGGAGGCGCCATGAATTGCTGATCACCAATAACAACGTCCAGTATTTTGATCGTCTGGTGGGCTTTGCCAATGCTCACAAGCAGGCCCACCTCACAAAGCTCCTGACGAGTTACAAGCGGGTGCTCAACCGGGAACGCTTCACGGCTACGGCCAAGAAAATAACCCCTGAGCCCGACGATGACGTCTGCAGCGTCCGCGTGCCTGGCGTGAACGCGTTCGACGCCAACGGATTTTACGTGCACAGTGCCGGCTGACACGCGATGATAACGTGGGTTCTGCTCGCCATACTGGCTATTCTTCTTCTCCTGGTTGTCGGTGCCTTTATTGGACGACACCTCAGATTGAGAGCTTTTTTTGGAACGGTGGCTGCAACCCTCTGTGATCCCGGTAGCTCGCAGGTGAGCTTTTTCGTGAGGACATTCGTGGTGAGGGGTGCTGTCGATGGTCATTTTGTGCGCTTCACGACCACGGGCGACGTCAGAGGCACCGGCATGGCCCATACTTATCTGCTCTTGGAGCATCCCATTCGAGGCAATTTCAGATTCTATCATGGAAGCGACATCGCACTCATCCCTGCAGAGATCAGGAGCCGTGTTGAGGCAATCGAGCAGATTCCCGGGTTTTACGCATTGATCTTTACCTCCAGGAAAACACCACTGGCGGCCAGACTGCTTTCCAGGCCGATAGGCCTTGGCTACAAGCCCGGGCTCCTGCTCTGCACAGTGGAAAAGGCTTCTTTCGAACCGGATCTGCTCCGAAAAAGATTTGGGCTGCTGATAGACCTTGCACTGCACGGGGCATAGTGCGGTCAACAAATGCTACGCCAGGGGGATTGGTAATGAAGGTACGAGCAAAGGATTTCTTCAGCAAGGCCGAGAAAACTGCGATCAGACATGCAGTGACTGAAGCCGAGAAGCAGACTACCGGCGAAATAGCAGTCAAGGTGGTTGACGCCTGCGATCGCTACAGAGATGCGGAAATACTGGGCAGCGTTCTTCTTTCTGGTCTCTTTGCGCTCATTGCTTCCCTGCTGCTCAACCACACCAGTATCTGGTTCTACATACCTGTGACATTTGTCCTCTTCTTTCCCTCCTGGTATCTTTTCAGGAAAGTACCTCACCTGAAACTTGCGCTGGTAAGCGACCGAGACGCCGCGCATGAAGTGAGCGAGGAGGCTATTCATACCTTTTACGAGAGAGGACTTCACCGCACGAAACACGGCACAGGCGTCCTGATATTTATCTCGCTCCTGGAGCGCAGGGTCTGGATCCTCGGAGACAAAGGCATCAACGACAAGGTAGCCCCGGCATTCTGGAACTCCCTGGTGACAGAGCTCACAAAGGGCATTCGGGAAGGCAAGGCTCTGGACGCGCTCTGCTCTGTGATTGCAAAATGTGGGACCGAATTGAGTAAGCATTTCCCGGGCAGACATGACGTGAATGAGATCGATGACGACGTAATCTGCTGATATCAGTTTGTCGCGGCACGATCCGACTCAGCACCTTGTTCACAGCCGGGCGCGGTTTATGCTTACGCACTCTTTCCCATTCCAATTGTGCGCCTCATCGGATAGAATATACCCCGCTGCATTATGGAAATAGGGAAACCCTTACAAAGAGGGCTGACAAATGGCCTCTCCATCACCTTTATGATGGTAAAGGTGATCGTGCCCTGCTATATCGCTATCGAAATCATCAAGCACTCGGGCCTGATAGACATAATCAGCAGGGCCTGCACGCCGTTTATGAGCATCTTCGGTCTTCCGGGAGAGGCAGCGCTCTGCCTCGTCGCGGGATATATCATCAACATCTATGCCGCTATAGCAGTGCTGACGCCTCTCGGCCTGCCGGCGAAAGATGTGACGGTGATTGCGCTGATGCTCGGCATCTGTCACAGCCTGACCATAGAAACACCGATCACAAAGAAGACGGGCGCAAATGCATCGCTCTTGCTGCTCGTCAGGATCGCCCTGAGTCTATTCTCCGGAGTGGTGCTGCACCTGCTATGGAAATGATCCTGAACGCCCTGCGAGATTCGCTCTGGCTTACGGTAAAGCTCCTGCTTATCATCCTTCCGCTTACTATTTCCTACGAGTTTCTGAAGGAGCGCGGCCTCTTTCGCGGAACAAAGCCTTTCTTCTTCGTGGGTATCACAAGGCCCGGCCTGCTCCCGCTTGTTACAGGGGTCATCATCGGGCTTACCTACGGGGCGGGTGTCATCATACATGCTATAAAAGAGCACAAACTGGGCAAGCGCGAAGTATTTCT
The sequence above is drawn from the Syntrophorhabdales bacterium genome and encodes:
- a CDS encoding TPM domain-containing protein — translated: MKVRAKDFFSKAEKTAIRHAVTEAEKQTTGEIAVKVVDACDRYRDAEILGSVLLSGLFALIASLLLNHTSIWFYIPVTFVLFFPSWYLFRKVPHLKLALVSDRDAAHEVSEEAIHTFYERGLHRTKHGTGVLIFISLLERRVWILGDKGINDKVAPAFWNSLVTELTKGIREGKALDALCSVIAKCGTELSKHFPGRHDVNEIDDDVIC
- a CDS encoding nucleoside recognition domain-containing protein, which encodes MEIGKPLQRGLTNGLSITFMMVKVIVPCYIAIEIIKHSGLIDIISRACTPFMSIFGLPGEAALCLVAGYIINIYAAIAVLTPLGLPAKDVTVIALMLGICHSLTIETPITKKTGANASLLLLVRIALSLFSGVVLHLLWK